The Alphaproteobacteria bacterium genomic interval CCGCGCCCCGGCCAGACGCTCGAACAGGGGCGCCAGGCGTGGACCGACCCCCTTCAGGGTGGCCACGGGGCGAAAGAGCGGGTAGAGGATTTGCGGTCGCATGGATTGTGAGTATTTCTGGCTTCGGGCGAATCGCCAAGCATGGCGACCGGCCGGGCGGTTTGCATGAGCCTGTGGCCGCACCGTTAAGGCGGCCGGGTCAGGCCGGGTGGCGCTGCTTGGCTTCAGGCGACAGCGGTTTTTGAGGTTTGCGGTGGATCAACCGGTCGGGGATTGACGATGACAGACGACCCGGACGACCGGCACGCGGTTCGCATCCGCCGCCTGTGCTATCGTGCCGGCCATACCGGCATGCGTGAAATTGACCTGATCCTGGGGGGGTTTGCCCGTGCCCACCTGCACGAGTTCGACGACGATGGCCTGGACCGCTTTGAAGTGCTGATGTCCCACGCTGAAGCCGACCTCTTTGCCTGGATCGCCGGTAGCGTGCCGCCGTCTGAGTCGCTGGACCGCGGGTTGTTGCGGCGTATCAGGGCCTTCCGCCCGGGACACAGCCTGTAGTGGCCCACACCGCCACCAGGATGCCGGTCGCCGATGCGGCACCGGAACAGCCGGCCGCGACCGGCGCGGCCAGCCTGTATGACCGGGTGGTCAACAACCGCTACCTGATCGGTGGTGCGCCGGAAGGCGCCGATGCCTTTGTTATAGGCGCTCTGGCAAAGGCCCATGGTGCCGGGGTTGTTCACGTCTGCCGCGATGAGGCGCGCATGACTCGCATGAGCGAAGCGCTGGCGCTGTTTCAACCGGATAGTCAGGTCATCCAGTTTCCGGCCTGGGACTGCTTGCCCTTTGACCGGGTGTCGCCCAATGCGGAGACGGTAGCGCGGCGGATCGATGCGCTTGGACGGCTGGCCGATGCCGGGTCTGGTCATAGCCAGACCAGCGGGGGCCAGACCAGCGGGGGCCAGACGAGCAGGGGCGGAACCGGCGGCGGGGGCCGAGTGGTGCTGACCACCGTAGCGGCGATCCTGCAACGGGTGCCACAGCGCCGGGTCTTTG includes:
- a CDS encoding succinate dehydrogenase assembly factor 2, with translation MTDDPDDRHAVRIRRLCYRAGHTGMREIDLILGGFARAHLHEFDDDGLDRFEVLMSHAEADLFAWIAGSVPPSESLDRGLLRRIRAFRPGHSL